In one window of Gemmatimonadaceae bacterium DNA:
- a CDS encoding F0F1 ATP synthase subunit alpha, whose translation MATQTALRPGEIKDILLREIAAADLADLNVEEVGTVLEVKDGIARIYGLGKAMAGEMLEFTASETKQVITGLALNLEEDNIGAVVLGDYLQLKEGDEVRRTSRVLEVPVGPEMIGRVVDALGRPIDGLGDIHTTHTRKVESPAPGIIVRQPVKEPLQTGIKSIDAMIPIGRGQRELIIGDRGTGKTAVAVDTIINQKGTGVICVYVAIGQKASTIASVVERLRQTGALEYTIIVAASASDPAPMLYIAPYSGCSMAEYFMYNEGKPTLCVYDDLSKQAAAYRQLSLVLRRPPGREAYPGDVFYLHSRLLERAAKLREDEGVVDGKNILKPGGSLTALPIIETQAGDVSAYIPTNVISITDGQIFLETDLFNAGVRPAVNVGISVSRVGGSAQIKAMKGVAGRLRLDLAQYRELEAFAAFASDLDAATKRQLDRGARTVEILKQGQYAPFTVEEQVMVIYAVSNGLLDTLPVSQIRAWEKGFLEFVKAQFPQVPDAIRTTKALGKDTEADLKRAIEQYSRT comes from the coding sequence ATGGCTACACAGACCGCCCTTCGCCCCGGCGAAATCAAGGACATTCTCCTCCGCGAGATTGCCGCTGCCGACCTTGCCGACCTGAACGTCGAGGAAGTCGGTACGGTCCTGGAAGTGAAGGACGGCATTGCCCGCATCTACGGACTCGGCAAAGCCATGGCCGGCGAAATGCTCGAGTTCACGGCTTCCGAGACGAAGCAGGTCATCACCGGCCTGGCGCTCAACCTCGAAGAAGACAACATCGGCGCCGTGGTGTTGGGCGACTATCTGCAGCTCAAGGAAGGCGACGAAGTGCGTCGCACGAGCCGCGTGCTGGAAGTGCCGGTCGGTCCGGAGATGATCGGGCGCGTGGTCGACGCGCTGGGTCGTCCCATCGATGGACTGGGTGACATCCACACCACGCACACCCGCAAGGTCGAATCACCGGCGCCCGGCATCATCGTGCGGCAGCCCGTGAAGGAGCCGCTGCAGACCGGCATCAAGTCGATCGACGCCATGATCCCGATCGGTCGCGGCCAGCGTGAGTTGATCATCGGCGACCGTGGCACGGGCAAGACGGCCGTGGCCGTGGACACGATCATCAATCAGAAGGGCACGGGCGTGATCTGCGTGTACGTCGCCATCGGGCAGAAGGCGTCCACGATTGCATCGGTGGTGGAGCGGCTGCGCCAGACGGGCGCGCTGGAGTACACCATCATCGTCGCCGCCTCGGCGTCCGATCCGGCACCCATGCTGTACATCGCACCGTATTCGGGCTGCTCAATGGCCGAGTACTTCATGTACAACGAGGGGAAGCCCACGTTGTGCGTGTATGACGACTTGTCCAAGCAGGCCGCCGCCTATCGGCAGCTGTCGCTGGTGCTGCGTCGTCCGCCGGGCCGTGAAGCGTATCCTGGTGACGTGTTCTATCTGCATAGCCGCCTGCTGGAGCGCGCGGCCAAGCTGCGCGAAGACGAGGGCGTGGTGGATGGCAAAAACATCCTCAAGCCGGGCGGCTCACTCACCGCGCTGCCGATCATTGAAACGCAGGCCGGTGACGTGTCGGCATACATCCCGACCAACGTCATCTCGATCACCGACGGCCAGATCTTCCTTGAGACCGACTTGTTCAACGCCGGTGTGCGTCCCGCCGTGAACGTCGGTATCTCGGTGTCACGCGTAGGTGGGTCGGCGCAGATCAAGGCCATGAAGGGCGTGGCCGGCCGGTTGCGTCTGGACCTCGCGCAATACCGCGAACTGGAAGCCTTTGCTGCCTTTGCGTCCGATCTCGACGCCGCCACCAAGCGTCAGCTTGATCGCGGTGCGCGCACGGTGGAAATCCTCAAGCAAGGCCAGTACGCGCCGTTCACCGTCGAAGAACAGGTGATGGTGATTTACGCCGTGTCCAACGGATTGCTCGATACGCTGCCCGTGTCGCAGATCCGTGCCTGGGAGAAGGGTTTCCTGGAGTTCGTAAAGGCCCAGTTCCCACAGGTGCCCGACGCGATTCGCACCACGAAGGCTTTGGGGAAAGACACCGAAGCCGACCTGAAGCGGGCCATAGAACAGTACAGCAGAACTTAG
- a CDS encoding F0F1 ATP synthase subunit epsilon, translated as MSDAMQVSVISPERVLFEGTARGVVAPAFDGEMGILPMHAPLMTLLGRGTLRVDTVDGERRFTVDGGFLQVVDNQVRVVTERAQAVGAVT; from the coding sequence GTGAGTGACGCGATGCAGGTTTCGGTGATCTCGCCCGAGCGGGTGCTGTTTGAAGGGACGGCGCGCGGCGTCGTGGCGCCGGCATTCGACGGGGAAATGGGGATTCTGCCGATGCACGCGCCGCTGATGACGTTGTTGGGACGCGGCACGCTGCGCGTGGACACGGTGGACGGTGAACGTCGCTTCACGGTGGACGGGGGCTTTTTGCAAGTGGTGGACAATCAGGTGCGCGTGGTGACTGAGCGCGCACAGGCTGTGGGAGCGGTGACCTGA
- a CDS encoding PorV/PorQ family protein, whose protein sequence is MNILRTIGAAGAATVLLSASVRAQGPGGILPTPQDTPNRQGTRGANFLHIGIGARGGAMAGAVGSSVSGPTGWFWNPAGAATSESFSMAAGRQNLYDDLDISQTYAAGSIPLLGGVVGLHLNTLASGPIRRTTELNPFGERLGGNVFEWNSTVVGLGYAKRLTDRLSVGGQVKYITEGIPDANTHWMALDIGTQFNTGLYGLTIGGAIQNIGGTARANGALIQRVIQTSDGSVLSESRRVQVFTNNTELPVEFRLSLGADLLGGANSLMGGAGGKNTLTAELSVTDATDYSTQYALGAEYGYRNMLFVRGGKRMYNDGRERGDAGQTGLAGGFGLRLPVKGRSIRFDYSYEAAGALQNIQIFSFEVGK, encoded by the coding sequence ATGAACATCCTTCGCACTATCGGCGCCGCTGGCGCTGCCACCGTCCTGCTGAGCGCTTCGGTTCGCGCTCAGGGGCCGGGGGGAATTCTTCCCACGCCGCAGGACACCCCGAACCGACAGGGTACGCGCGGCGCGAACTTCCTTCACATCGGGATCGGCGCGCGCGGCGGCGCCATGGCCGGCGCGGTCGGCAGTTCCGTCTCTGGTCCAACGGGCTGGTTCTGGAATCCGGCCGGCGCGGCCACCTCGGAGTCATTCTCCATGGCCGCGGGTCGACAGAACCTGTATGACGACCTCGATATCAGTCAGACCTATGCGGCAGGATCCATTCCGTTGCTTGGCGGTGTGGTTGGTCTGCACCTGAACACGTTGGCCTCAGGCCCCATTCGGCGCACCACCGAACTGAACCCGTTCGGCGAGCGTCTGGGTGGCAACGTGTTTGAGTGGAACTCGACGGTGGTGGGTCTTGGCTATGCCAAACGTCTCACCGATCGATTGTCGGTTGGTGGTCAGGTCAAGTACATCACGGAAGGCATCCCCGATGCCAACACGCACTGGATGGCGTTGGACATCGGCACTCAGTTCAATACCGGGCTGTACGGGCTGACGATTGGTGGAGCCATCCAGAACATCGGCGGCACGGCCCGTGCCAATGGCGCGCTCATCCAACGCGTCATTCAGACCTCCGACGGTTCGGTCCTGTCTGAATCGCGTCGTGTGCAGGTGTTCACGAATAACACCGAGTTGCCGGTGGAGTTCAGGCTGTCGTTGGGCGCCGACCTGCTGGGTGGAGCCAACTCCCTGATGGGTGGCGCCGGCGGCAAGAACACGCTCACAGCGGAACTGTCCGTAACCGACGCCACCGATTACAGCACGCAGTACGCGCTGGGTGCGGAATACGGTTACCGCAACATGTTGTTCGTGCGCGGTGGCAAGCGCATGTACAATGACGGTCGCGAGCGTGGCGATGCCGGCCAGACGGGCCTTGCCGGCGGATTCGGATTGCGGCTTCCCGTGAAGGGCCGCAGCATCCGCTTCGACTACTCGTACGAGGCGGCCGGCGCTCTTCAGAACATTCAGATCTTTTCCTTCGAGGTGGGCAAATGA
- a CDS encoding TonB-dependent receptor, whose translation MKFLGRRWLFATVLGAALAAPITVAHAQTGKLTGLVTDAETGKPVEAAAVVITGTTLGAITNSAGRYFIIQVPPGTYTVAARRLGFQSVQATNVQITIDGTREQNFKLKASNQTLAAITVQADQTPLIERNQVGSASVVTAEQIQSLPVTSIAGVLALQQGFTEVPNNTSVISLAEEQRSTTQPIRVRGGRGGSTLSMIDGVPINNPLFGSDVVSLNSLAVQQVNFQRGGMDPQYGNALSGVINQAVREGGSEVSGSINFQNSTLPGAIFGNQQDKLLGLNLLNGYLSGPVPGTNAKIRYAVSGQVQSQAARVLRFDNDVFTANGSQSVLGRADDLPPSARDLNGGWQGYGGNQNSQVVGKLTFLPFNNTTIKLTGVGAERATRNYDRRLYYNYRGDPLKLVNNRADSLNILTDGGNSFSQDLMQPSVSDKGQVLIASLEQRFGRSNVQVRFGQTTFERITCPYFLGTCIPGPFFRPNFDQNFLSPSPGVAGGDRIPDAGIVDGVYGGENFTTRTFKADVQSQVTDHNNLQFGAQFVQHDLEYKDVGAFGTNSGIQPLTSQVYRAKPIEAAGYVQSIIEYDFITIKLGGRFDYGRAKGLGFTDPFNPSNNTSAREVCEGQAVNGKKLLNAQGQPYGVAGCAAGAINPKSQRSILLDSASAIAQLDDFTEAKARTAFSPRVAVAFPLTEKSQVFFNAGRYTMVPLYGNGYRNTGIGTVAGAGDDYCSAGAVKPGTNECVPNISTNNPAFVGNPGLLLEQAKQYEVGYQTELGRNYSVQVAVYNRSETGLSGLRPSRATQDIGSTYDGSLPQYTVLVNGDFLTSRGMEVQFRRRLADRWGYDVNFGLSRATTNSRPPDRANEVQRTEVANNQQLIETVADIDQTYRVNTSFFLQVREDIPTLPLNAGKLLRNARATITFNRTAGIPYTPVRATSFGNVNNAAASADINAGRQPATSQFDLLLDKGFRIGAVRYSGFLRVANLFNRANCVQVFVNTGTCDNGLRDFSNRRVGNTGDATTSTAFDQPEYIGARRSLATGITVNF comes from the coding sequence ATGAAGTTTCTCGGACGTCGTTGGCTGTTTGCGACGGTCCTGGGCGCAGCTTTGGCGGCGCCGATTACCGTTGCACACGCCCAAACCGGCAAGTTGACCGGACTGGTGACCGACGCTGAAACCGGCAAGCCCGTCGAGGCGGCGGCCGTGGTCATCACGGGCACGACCCTTGGCGCTATTACCAACAGCGCCGGCCGATATTTCATCATTCAGGTGCCACCGGGCACCTACACGGTGGCGGCGCGCCGACTGGGCTTCCAGAGCGTGCAGGCCACAAACGTGCAGATCACGATTGACGGCACGCGTGAGCAGAACTTCAAGCTGAAGGCGTCCAACCAGACGCTGGCGGCGATCACGGTGCAGGCCGACCAGACGCCGCTCATCGAGCGGAATCAGGTGGGCTCGGCGTCGGTGGTGACCGCGGAGCAGATTCAGTCACTTCCGGTGACCAGTATTGCCGGCGTGCTCGCGCTGCAGCAGGGGTTCACGGAAGTGCCCAACAACACCTCCGTGATTTCGCTGGCGGAAGAACAGCGCAGCACCACGCAGCCCATTCGCGTGCGCGGTGGGCGAGGCGGCTCCACGCTGTCCATGATTGACGGCGTGCCGATCAACAACCCGCTGTTCGGCAGCGATGTGGTGAGCTTGAACTCGCTGGCCGTGCAGCAGGTGAACTTCCAGCGCGGCGGCATGGACCCGCAGTACGGCAACGCGCTCTCGGGCGTGATCAACCAGGCCGTGCGCGAGGGTGGTTCGGAAGTGTCGGGGTCGATCAACTTCCAGAACTCCACGCTGCCCGGCGCGATCTTCGGCAATCAGCAAGACAAGTTGCTCGGTCTGAACCTGCTGAACGGTTACCTCTCCGGTCCGGTACCGGGCACGAATGCAAAGATCCGTTACGCGGTGTCGGGCCAGGTGCAGAGTCAGGCGGCCCGTGTCCTGCGCTTCGACAACGACGTGTTCACGGCCAACGGTTCGCAGTCGGTGCTTGGCCGCGCGGATGACTTGCCACCCAGCGCTCGCGACTTGAATGGCGGCTGGCAGGGGTACGGCGGCAATCAGAACTCCCAGGTGGTGGGCAAGCTGACGTTCCTGCCGTTCAACAACACCACCATCAAGCTCACCGGTGTCGGTGCCGAGCGTGCGACCCGCAACTACGATCGTCGCCTGTACTACAACTATCGTGGTGATCCGCTCAAGCTGGTGAACAATCGCGCCGACTCGTTGAACATCCTGACGGATGGCGGCAACAGCTTTTCGCAGGACCTGATGCAGCCGTCGGTCAGCGACAAGGGGCAGGTTCTTATCGCCTCGCTGGAGCAGCGCTTCGGACGGAGCAACGTGCAAGTGCGGTTCGGGCAGACCACGTTCGAGCGTATCACCTGCCCGTACTTCCTGGGCACGTGCATTCCGGGGCCCTTCTTCCGCCCCAATTTCGACCAGAACTTCCTGAGCCCGTCCCCGGGCGTGGCCGGTGGCGACCGCATTCCCGACGCGGGCATCGTGGACGGTGTGTACGGTGGCGAGAACTTCACCACGCGCACGTTCAAGGCCGATGTGCAGTCGCAGGTGACCGACCATAACAACCTGCAGTTCGGCGCACAGTTCGTGCAGCACGACCTCGAGTACAAGGACGTCGGCGCCTTCGGCACGAACTCGGGCATTCAGCCGCTCACCTCGCAGGTGTATCGCGCGAAGCCCATCGAAGCGGCCGGCTACGTGCAGAGCATCATCGAGTACGACTTCATCACCATCAAGCTGGGTGGTCGCTTCGACTATGGACGAGCGAAGGGTCTGGGCTTCACCGACCCCTTCAATCCCTCCAACAACACCTCAGCGCGTGAAGTGTGCGAAGGGCAGGCGGTCAATGGCAAGAAGTTGCTGAACGCGCAGGGCCAGCCCTACGGCGTGGCCGGATGCGCGGCGGGCGCGATCAACCCGAAGTCACAGCGTTCCATTCTGCTGGACAGCGCGTCGGCGATTGCGCAGCTGGACGACTTCACCGAGGCGAAGGCGCGCACCGCGTTCAGCCCGCGCGTCGCCGTGGCGTTCCCGCTCACTGAAAAGTCGCAGGTATTCTTCAACGCCGGGCGCTACACCATGGTGCCGCTGTACGGCAACGGCTATCGCAACACCGGCATTGGCACGGTGGCGGGTGCGGGTGACGATTACTGCAGCGCCGGGGCGGTCAAGCCGGGCACCAACGAGTGCGTGCCGAATATCTCCACCAACAATCCGGCATTCGTGGGCAATCCCGGCTTGTTGCTGGAGCAGGCCAAGCAGTACGAAGTGGGCTACCAGACGGAACTCGGCCGTAACTACTCGGTGCAGGTGGCCGTGTACAACCGGTCCGAGACCGGCTTGTCTGGCCTTCGTCCCAGCCGGGCCACGCAGGACATCGGTTCGACGTACGACGGCTCGCTGCCGCAGTACACCGTCCTGGTGAACGGCGACTTCCTCACCTCGCGCGGCATGGAAGTGCAGTTCCGCCGCCGTCTCGCCGATCGGTGGGGCTACGATGTGAACTTCGGCCTGTCGCGTGCGACGACCAACTCGCGTCCGCCCGATCGCGCCAACGAAGTGCAGCGCACTGAGGTGGCGAACAACCAGCAGTTGATCGAAACGGTGGCCGACATCGACCAGACGTATCGCGTCAACACGTCGTTCTTCCTGCAGGTGCGCGAGGACATTCCCACGCTGCCGCTCAATGCCGGCAAGTTGCTGCGCAATGCGCGCGCTACCATCACGTTCAACCGCACGGCGGGTATTCCGTACACGCCGGTGCGCGCGACGTCGTTTGGCAACGTGAACAACGCGGCCGCGTCGGCGGATATCAACGCGGGACGCCAGCCGGCCACGTCGCAGTTTGACCTGCTGCTGGACAAGGGCTTCCGAATTGGCGCGGTGCGATACTCCGGCTTCCTGCGGGTGGCCAATCTGTTCAACCGGGCCAACTGCGTGCAGGTGTTCGTGAACACCGGCACGTGTGACAACGGTCTGCGCGACTTCAGCAACCGGCGTGTCGGCAACACGGGCGACGCCACCACGTCGACCGCGTTCGACCAGCCCGAGTACATCGGCGCGCGGCGCAGCCTCGCGACGGGCATCACGGTCAACTTCTAA
- a CDS encoding outer membrane beta-barrel protein, with protein MSRVLRALTLLLVSASALSAQVQNKQFSVVTRVGSITPERAASLNAGPLIGLDTEYSLNKYFGIGTSLDVTRTNTHREDFLTRLRYGNAGAGGGDSIFYQYVGQPINTINISAFGLARIPVGKKLSPFVMAGVGTYTMIANTQVNGKATRKNELSYTFGGGVWLKLGEKVGVQFDARALQFQKYDRNFLNPAAGRAELKTPFPEDFPVPPAAKKTALNTMLTLGFRYIPGGVSGGN; from the coding sequence ATGAGCCGCGTGCTTCGCGCCCTCACTCTTCTGCTGGTTTCCGCCAGCGCGCTGTCGGCGCAGGTGCAGAACAAGCAGTTTTCGGTGGTCACTCGTGTCGGGTCCATTACGCCCGAACGCGCGGCCAGCCTGAACGCGGGCCCGCTGATCGGGCTCGATACCGAGTACTCGCTCAACAAGTATTTCGGTATTGGCACCAGCCTGGACGTCACGCGCACCAACACGCACCGCGAGGACTTCCTGACGCGGTTGCGTTACGGGAACGCCGGCGCCGGTGGCGGCGATTCGATTTTCTATCAGTATGTTGGCCAGCCGATCAACACGATCAACATCAGCGCGTTCGGCCTGGCGCGTATTCCGGTGGGCAAGAAGTTGAGTCCCTTCGTGATGGCCGGCGTCGGGACCTACACGATGATTGCCAACACGCAGGTGAACGGTAAAGCCACGCGCAAGAACGAGCTGTCGTACACGTTCGGTGGCGGCGTATGGCTCAAGCTGGGCGAGAAGGTGGGTGTGCAGTTTGACGCCCGCGCCCTGCAGTTCCAGAAGTACGACCGGAACTTCCTGAATCCGGCGGCTGGTCGTGCGGAACTCAAGACACCATTCCCGGAAGATTTCCCGGTTCCGCCGGCGGCCAAGAAGACGGCGCTGAACACCATGCTGACTCTGGGATTCCGCTACATCCCGGGCGGCGTTTCGGGGGGCAACTAA
- a CDS encoding response regulator transcription factor codes for MPIRLVLLGDHAATLHTMIASQAPGLDVQVIGVHANRLAAERALRDDCPDAALVSSHFHDGSGFAVVAAMAPATRPTAIVFFSAREQDAVRAFELQATDFVPTPVRPMRLRDAMIRVRHQVVQAAVLRTADELQRLLGDTAIMDVTAGQVARGPVASGDSSSAESVLDLASVSADRRGDPPMHAERPSRVLVREGRRTHFVPIQTVDWFEADGNYIVVHAGRETFRTRGTITALETVLDGRQFARIHRRMVVNMDRVREMTPLPGGDGMLTLGDGSTLRLSRTYRARVK; via the coding sequence ATGCCCATTCGTCTCGTCCTGCTCGGCGATCACGCGGCGACGCTCCACACGATGATCGCGTCGCAGGCGCCGGGTCTGGACGTCCAGGTGATTGGCGTACATGCCAACCGACTGGCGGCGGAACGGGCGCTGCGGGACGATTGTCCGGATGCGGCGCTAGTGTCGTCGCACTTTCACGACGGCTCCGGCTTTGCCGTTGTCGCGGCGATGGCGCCGGCAACGCGACCGACGGCGATTGTGTTCTTCTCCGCGCGCGAGCAGGACGCGGTGCGCGCGTTCGAGCTTCAGGCAACCGATTTCGTGCCGACCCCGGTGCGTCCGATGCGTCTGCGCGATGCGATGATCCGGGTGCGACATCAAGTGGTGCAAGCCGCCGTGCTTCGCACCGCCGATGAGCTCCAGCGACTGCTGGGCGATACCGCCATTATGGACGTGACCGCGGGCCAGGTGGCCCGCGGGCCGGTGGCGTCAGGGGACTCGTCGAGCGCTGAATCCGTTCTCGACCTGGCATCGGTGTCGGCCGATCGAAGGGGCGACCCGCCGATGCACGCAGAGCGACCCTCGCGCGTGCTCGTGCGCGAGGGTCGGCGAACGCACTTTGTGCCGATCCAGACCGTCGATTGGTTTGAGGCCGACGGCAATTACATCGTGGTGCATGCCGGACGGGAGACGTTCCGCACGCGCGGCACGATTACCGCGCTTGAAACGGTGCTGGACGGGCGGCAGTTCGCCCGCATCCATCGACGCATGGTGGTGAACATGGATCGGGTGCGGGAAATGACACCCCTGCCCGGCGGGGACGGGATGCTGACGTTGGGCGACGGGTCGACGCTGCGGCTGTCGCGGACCTATCGCGCGCGGGTCAAATAA
- the atpG gene encoding ATP synthase F1 subunit gamma: MAKGRELKGRIKSVENTRKITRTMEMVATSKMKRATDRVAAARPYALALGDMLGHLYSPDLAQQFPLLRRPAQTKTVALLLITANRGLCGGFNANLIKEARARIAEWEAKGITVEMHIVGKKGIGFFKYLGKNIASQHTDITDKPSAADAARLVDGLMHRFEIGELDAVYVTATRYKSALTAPPGTEAVLPVTPPSGSGAMRDFLLAPSGGEILEALLPAYVRNAVYRSLAEGEAGFQSAQRTAMKNATDNATDLLQVYKRTYNTARQAQITQEIAEIVGGAAAL; this comes from the coding sequence ATGGCCAAAGGCCGAGAACTCAAAGGTCGCATCAAGTCCGTCGAGAACACGCGCAAGATCACGCGCACGATGGAGATGGTCGCGACGTCCAAGATGAAGCGCGCCACCGATCGCGTCGCGGCGGCGCGTCCGTATGCGCTGGCGTTGGGTGACATGCTGGGCCACCTGTATTCGCCCGACCTGGCGCAGCAGTTCCCGTTGCTGCGCCGTCCCGCGCAGACAAAGACGGTGGCGCTGTTGCTGATCACGGCCAATCGCGGGCTGTGCGGCGGATTCAACGCGAACCTCATCAAAGAGGCGCGCGCGCGCATCGCCGAGTGGGAAGCGAAGGGCATCACGGTCGAGATGCACATCGTGGGCAAGAAGGGCATCGGATTCTTCAAGTACCTGGGCAAGAACATCGCCTCGCAGCACACCGACATCACCGACAAGCCGTCGGCCGCTGATGCCGCGCGGCTGGTGGATGGCCTCATGCACCGGTTTGAAATTGGCGAACTGGATGCCGTGTACGTGACGGCCACGCGCTACAAGTCGGCGCTGACCGCCCCGCCGGGCACGGAAGCGGTGTTGCCGGTCACGCCGCCCAGCGGCTCGGGCGCGATGCGGGATTTCCTGCTGGCGCCCTCGGGCGGCGAGATTCTCGAGGCGCTGTTGCCGGCCTATGTGCGCAACGCCGTCTATCGTTCGCTGGCCGAAGGCGAGGCGGGCTTCCAGAGCGCGCAGCGCACGGCGATGAAGAACGCCACCGACAACGCCACCGATTTGCTGCAGGTGTACAAGCGGACGTACAACACCGCCCGTCAGGCGCAGATCACGCAGGAAATCGCCGAGATCGTCGGCGGTGCGGCCGCACTGTAG
- the atpD gene encoding F0F1 ATP synthase subunit beta has product MATTAAPSAIGKIIQVIGPVLDVEFESDHLPELYNALRIDAVAPSGQTISVVVEVQQHIGRNQVRAVAMSSTDGVTRGMDVTDTGAAISVPVGAPALGRILNVLGEPVDDGAPIPADALRWPIHRKRPDFVNLEPKTEVFETGIKVVDLVAPFVKGGKIGLFGGAGVGKTVIIQELINNVAKGHGGKSVFCGVGERTREGNDLYLEFQEAGILDKVALIYGQMNEPPGARLRVALSGLTVAEYFRDMENADVLVFVDNIFRFTQAGSEVSALLGRMPSAVGYQPTLASEMGDLQERITSTRNGSITSVQAIYVPADDLTDPAPAAAFAHLDATVVLNRKITELGIYPAVDPLDSTSRILDAQYIGERHYNAATTTQRILQRYKELQDIIAILGMDELSEDDKKIVGRARRLQRFMSQPFAVAEQFTGIPGKYVKLEETISSFERICAGEFDHLPEQAFFMAGGVDDVVANAKKLQG; this is encoded by the coding sequence ATGGCAACTACCGCCGCGCCCAGCGCCATCGGCAAGATCATTCAGGTTATCGGACCGGTTCTCGACGTCGAGTTCGAGTCGGATCACCTGCCGGAGTTGTACAACGCCCTGCGCATCGACGCGGTGGCGCCCAGTGGCCAGACCATCTCAGTCGTCGTCGAGGTGCAGCAGCACATCGGCCGCAATCAGGTGCGCGCGGTGGCCATGTCCAGCACGGACGGCGTGACGCGCGGCATGGACGTGACCGATACCGGCGCGGCCATTTCGGTGCCGGTGGGCGCGCCGGCGCTGGGTCGCATCCTGAACGTGCTGGGCGAGCCCGTCGATGACGGGGCGCCGATCCCGGCCGATGCGCTGCGCTGGCCGATCCATCGCAAGCGCCCCGACTTCGTCAATCTCGAGCCGAAGACGGAAGTGTTCGAGACGGGCATCAAGGTGGTCGATCTCGTGGCCCCGTTCGTGAAGGGCGGCAAGATCGGATTGTTTGGCGGCGCCGGTGTGGGCAAGACGGTCATCATTCAGGAACTCATCAACAACGTCGCCAAGGGACACGGCGGCAAGTCGGTGTTCTGTGGTGTGGGCGAGCGCACGCGCGAAGGGAACGACCTGTATCTGGAATTCCAGGAAGCGGGCATTCTGGACAAGGTGGCGCTCATCTACGGACAGATGAACGAGCCGCCGGGAGCGCGGTTGCGCGTGGCCCTGTCGGGTCTCACGGTGGCCGAGTATTTCCGCGACATGGAGAATGCCGACGTGCTGGTGTTCGTCGACAACATCTTCCGGTTCACGCAGGCCGGTTCGGAAGTGTCCGCGTTGCTGGGGCGCATGCCCAGCGCCGTGGGATACCAGCCCACGCTGGCGTCGGAGATGGGCGACCTGCAGGAACGCATCACGTCCACGCGCAACGGCTCGATCACGTCGGTGCAGGCCATTTACGTGCCGGCCGACGACTTGACGGATCCGGCGCCGGCGGCGGCGTTTGCACACCTCGACGCCACGGTCGTGCTCAACCGGAAGATCACCGAACTCGGCATCTATCCGGCCGTCGATCCGCTCGACTCCACGTCGCGCATTCTCGACGCGCAGTACATCGGGGAGCGTCACTACAACGCGGCCACCACCACGCAGCGCATTCTGCAGCGCTACAAGGAACTGCAGGACATCATCGCGATTCTCGGCATGGACGAACTGTCGGAAGACGACAAGAAGATCGTCGGCCGGGCGCGTCGTCTGCAGCGGTTCATGTCGCAGCCGTTCGCGGTGGCCGAGCAGTTCACGGGTATTCCCGGCAAGTACGTGAAGCTCGAGGAAACCATCTCGTCGTTCGAGCGCATCTGTGCGGGCGAGTTCGATCATCTGCCCGAGCAGGCGTTCTTCATGGCCGGTGGCGTGGATGACGTGGTCGCCAACGCGAAGAAGCTTCAGGGCTGA
- a CDS encoding four helix bundle protein — protein MATHRELAVWRRAHELSIRAYRDTESDARRRAPKTVDQLRRAVSSIAANIAEGRGQSTTPQYRRYLSIAVGSANEADNHITLLLDLGILDPQTALDFRDELSVIRRMTLALHKSVE, from the coding sequence ATGGCTACCCATCGAGAACTGGCGGTTTGGCGGCGCGCCCATGAGCTCAGCATTCGTGCGTATCGAGACACTGAATCTGATGCCCGCCGACGAGCACCGAAGACAGTGGACCAGCTTCGACGCGCCGTCTCCTCAATCGCCGCCAATATCGCCGAGGGACGTGGACAATCCACGACGCCCCAGTATCGGCGATACCTGAGCATCGCGGTCGGGTCGGCGAACGAAGCAGACAATCACATCACGCTCCTGCTCGACCTCGGGATTCTGGATCCGCAAACAGCGCTCGATTTCCGCGATGAGCTGTCGGTGATCCGTCGCATGACGCTCGCCCTGCATAAATCGGTGGAATGA